In Deinococcus maricopensis DSM 21211, one genomic interval encodes:
- a CDS encoding DUF3105 domain-containing protein produces MKRTFLLTALAVSLAACNKGGIEGVQTFDYKGGEHREGQIQYAQTPPAGGPHNPTWQTCAVYDQPIYNEYGVHSLEHGAVWVTYRADLGADAIAKLKTLVDGHSYALLSPYPDLPHPVVISAWNAQLAVDSADDNRLKAFLDKYEQGSNAPERGASCTGFNGTQGD; encoded by the coding sequence ATGAAACGCACGTTCCTCCTGACCGCGCTCGCCGTCTCCCTCGCCGCCTGCAACAAAGGCGGCATTGAGGGCGTCCAGACCTTCGACTACAAGGGCGGCGAACACCGCGAAGGCCAGATTCAGTACGCGCAGACGCCTCCCGCCGGCGGCCCGCACAACCCGACGTGGCAGACGTGCGCCGTGTACGACCAGCCCATCTACAACGAGTACGGCGTGCACAGCCTGGAGCACGGCGCCGTGTGGGTCACGTACCGCGCGGACCTCGGCGCGGACGCCATCGCGAAACTCAAGACCCTGGTGGACGGCCACAGCTACGCGCTCCTCAGCCCCTACCCGGACCTGCCGCACCCGGTCGTGATCAGCGCGTGGAATGCGCAGCTCGCGGTGGACAGTGCGGACGATAACCGCCTCAAGGCGTTCCTCGACAAGTACGAGCAGGGCTCGAACGCGCCGGAGCGCGGCGCGAGCTGCACCGGCTTCAACGGCACGCAGG
- a CDS encoding sigma 54-interacting transcriptional regulator — MQANTVGELLQLPAYQGRAPFDGRTRLVQDEVRDNLIRKLRAKENLFPGVVGYDETVVPQLVNALLARQNFILLGLRGQAKSRILRAITNLLDETVPAINASDINDDPLNPISAHGQELLREYGDRLEIRWIPREERYVEKLATPDVTVADLIGDVDPIKAARLGTALGDVRAMHFGLLPRANRGIFAVNELADLAPKVQVALFNILQEGDVQIKGYPVRLELDVMLVFSANPEDYTARGKIVTPLKDRIGSEIRTHYPRTVDLGMDITAQEAYRDPSVVVPTFIAELIEEIAFQAREDNRVDKLSGVSQRLPISLMELASANAEVRALTGGDDPVVRVADIYAGLPAITGKMELEYEGELKGAENVAREVIRKAAGQVYARRFSSADTRDLEKWFADGNVFRFPQAGDARAAMSAARDVPGLADLAVDVAGDARDAVRVAAAEFILEGLYGRKKLSRAEESYAAPEPEMKQPGRGGRWN; from the coding sequence ATGCAAGCCAACACCGTCGGTGAACTGCTGCAACTTCCCGCCTACCAGGGCCGCGCGCCGTTCGACGGCCGCACGCGCCTCGTGCAAGACGAAGTCCGTGACAACCTCATCCGTAAACTCCGCGCGAAGGAGAACCTCTTCCCGGGCGTCGTCGGCTACGACGAGACCGTCGTGCCGCAACTCGTGAACGCCCTGCTGGCCCGGCAGAACTTCATCCTGCTCGGCCTGCGCGGCCAGGCGAAAAGCCGCATCCTGCGCGCCATCACGAACCTGCTCGACGAGACCGTGCCCGCCATCAACGCGAGCGACATCAACGACGACCCCCTCAACCCCATCAGCGCGCACGGGCAGGAGCTCCTGCGCGAGTACGGCGACCGCCTGGAAATCCGCTGGATTCCCCGCGAGGAACGCTACGTCGAGAAGCTCGCCACGCCCGACGTGACCGTCGCGGACCTGATCGGCGACGTGGACCCCATCAAGGCCGCGCGCCTCGGCACCGCCCTCGGCGACGTGCGCGCCATGCACTTCGGGCTGCTGCCGCGCGCGAACCGCGGCATCTTCGCCGTGAACGAACTCGCGGACCTCGCGCCGAAAGTGCAGGTGGCGCTGTTCAACATCCTCCAGGAAGGCGACGTGCAGATTAAGGGTTACCCCGTGCGCCTCGAACTGGACGTGATGCTGGTGTTCAGCGCGAACCCCGAGGACTACACCGCGCGCGGCAAGATCGTCACGCCCCTCAAGGACCGCATCGGCAGCGAAATCCGCACGCACTACCCCCGCACCGTGGACCTCGGCATGGACATCACCGCGCAGGAAGCGTACCGCGACCCCAGCGTCGTCGTGCCGACCTTCATCGCGGAACTCATCGAGGAGATCGCGTTCCAGGCGCGCGAGGACAACCGCGTGGACAAGCTCAGCGGCGTGTCGCAGCGCCTCCCCATCAGCCTGATGGAACTCGCCAGCGCGAACGCCGAGGTGCGCGCCCTCACGGGCGGCGACGACCCGGTCGTGCGCGTCGCGGACATCTACGCGGGCCTGCCCGCCATCACCGGCAAGATGGAACTCGAGTACGAGGGCGAACTCAAAGGCGCAGAGAACGTCGCCCGCGAGGTGATCCGCAAGGCCGCCGGGCAGGTGTACGCGCGCCGGTTCTCGTCCGCGGACACGCGCGACCTGGAGAAGTGGTTCGCGGACGGCAACGTGTTCCGCTTCCCGCAGGCCGGGGATGCGCGCGCCGCCATGAGCGCCGCGCGGGACGTGCCGGGCCTCGCAGACCTCGCAGTGGACGTGGCCGGTGACGCGCGGGACGCCGTGCGCGTCGCCGCTGCCGAGTTCATCCTGGAAGGCCTGTACGGCCGCAAGAAGCTTTCCCGCGCGGAGGAGAGCTACGCCGCGCCGGAACCCGAGATGAAACAGCCAGGCCGCGGCGGACGCTGGAACTGA
- the thyX gene encoding FAD-dependent thymidylate synthase, whose product MSSVKNIKVMVDTLDAQHPAPADPQAQQLYPLGDGIGSVALVQHIGDDKMIVNAARVSFGGDNTKPLDARDEKLLRYLLREHHGSPFEHNLITFKVVCPIFVDRQMVRHRVGVSKNEISGRYVEMQERGYQPTEFRKQAPSNRQASVEDDGTLDQGKAAQVWADAWRNAFGAYQDLLTLGVTREQARGVLPQALYTESYYTFNVRSLLHFLELRDHNGAQYETRLYARAMAELAEPLFPVTFSAWRELQKH is encoded by the coding sequence ATGAGCAGCGTGAAGAATATTAAGGTTATGGTGGACACCCTCGACGCGCAGCACCCCGCCCCCGCAGACCCCCAGGCCCAGCAGCTCTACCCCCTCGGTGACGGCATCGGCAGCGTCGCCCTCGTCCAGCACATCGGCGACGACAAAATGATCGTCAACGCCGCCCGCGTCAGCTTCGGCGGCGACAACACCAAACCCCTCGACGCGCGCGACGAGAAACTCCTCCGCTACCTCCTGCGCGAGCACCACGGCAGCCCCTTCGAGCACAACCTCATCACCTTCAAGGTCGTCTGCCCGATCTTCGTGGACCGCCAGATGGTCCGCCACCGCGTCGGCGTCAGCAAAAACGAAATCAGCGGCCGCTACGTCGAAATGCAGGAACGCGGCTACCAACCCACCGAATTCCGCAAGCAGGCCCCCAGCAACCGCCAGGCCAGCGTCGAGGACGACGGCACCCTCGACCAGGGCAAAGCCGCCCAAGTCTGGGCGGACGCCTGGCGGAACGCCTTCGGCGCGTACCAGGACCTCCTGACCCTCGGCGTCACCCGCGAACAGGCGCGCGGCGTGCTCCCCCAGGCGCTCTACACCGAGTCGTACTACACCTTCAACGTCCGCAGCCTGCTGCACTTCCTCGAACTCCGCGACCACAACGGCGCGCAGTACGAGACGCGCCTGTACGCCCGCGCCATGGCGGAACTCGCCGAACCGCTGTTCCCCGTCACCTTCAGCGCCTGGCGCGAACTGCAGAAGCACTGA
- a CDS encoding APC family permease, translated as MTRADSWRTRLKHWLLQADTAQAKQEGFYEQESAVHAQHHQHPWWKVMCLTGVDYFSTLGYQPGIAALAAGPLSPIATLVLVLVTLFGALPMYRRVARESPHGDGSISMLERLLSFWPSKVLVLSLIGFVATGFVITITLSAADAAAHMVENPFLHRLLDGWQMPITLALIALLGAVFLKGFNEAIGIAVALVMVYLAMNVIVVGKALQLVVAQPSLIGNWTHTLTTTYASPLALIGAALLVFPRLALGLSGFETGVVVMPLVKGDRSDTESNPRGRISNGKKLLTTAALIMSVMLIGSSFVTTLLIPPEQFQPGGEASGRALAYLAHERLGEVFGTAYDAITILILWFAGASAMAGLLNIVPRYLPRYGMAPDWARANRPLVLLFTGVCFLVTIAFRANVDAQAGAYATGVLALMTSAAIAVTLSCYRNGERGLGVAFTLISLIFVYTSVVTIAERPEGLYIALLFVAAILVVSIASRVVRATELRADRVELDHTAQYFLLQHGERPLRFIANHLDAGDTDEYRLKELEVRYDTHIPGGDPVLFLEVEVSDASAFSDVVDVQGVAVGQYQVLRARGASVPNTIAAFLLQVRDITGIPPHVYFEWDEDGPIKNALRFIVAGEGDIPPLTHEVLRQAEPDQKRRPVVHVGG; from the coding sequence ATGACCCGCGCAGACTCCTGGCGAACCCGCCTGAAACACTGGCTCCTGCAGGCGGACACCGCCCAGGCGAAACAAGAAGGATTCTACGAACAGGAGAGCGCTGTCCACGCGCAGCACCACCAGCACCCATGGTGGAAGGTCATGTGCCTGACCGGGGTGGACTACTTCAGCACGCTCGGGTACCAGCCGGGCATTGCGGCCCTCGCCGCCGGCCCCCTCTCACCCATCGCGACGCTCGTGCTGGTACTGGTGACGCTGTTCGGCGCGCTCCCCATGTACCGGCGCGTCGCCCGCGAAAGCCCTCACGGGGACGGCAGCATCAGCATGCTCGAACGCCTGCTGTCGTTCTGGCCCAGCAAGGTCCTCGTGCTCAGCCTCATCGGCTTCGTCGCGACCGGCTTCGTCATCACCATCACGCTGAGCGCCGCCGACGCCGCCGCCCACATGGTCGAGAACCCGTTCCTGCACCGCCTCCTGGACGGCTGGCAGATGCCCATCACGCTCGCGCTCATCGCGCTGCTGGGCGCAGTGTTCCTCAAGGGCTTCAACGAGGCCATCGGCATCGCCGTCGCGCTCGTCATGGTGTACCTCGCCATGAACGTCATCGTCGTCGGCAAGGCCCTGCAGCTCGTCGTCGCGCAGCCCAGCCTGATCGGCAACTGGACGCACACCCTCACAACCACGTACGCCAGCCCGCTCGCGCTGATCGGCGCGGCGCTGCTGGTGTTCCCGCGCCTCGCGCTCGGCCTGTCCGGCTTCGAGACCGGTGTGGTCGTCATGCCCCTCGTCAAGGGCGACCGCAGCGACACCGAAAGCAACCCACGCGGACGCATCAGCAACGGCAAGAAGCTCCTGACCACCGCCGCGCTCATCATGAGCGTCATGCTGATCGGCTCGTCGTTCGTGACGACCCTGCTGATCCCGCCCGAGCAGTTCCAGCCGGGCGGCGAGGCGAGCGGGCGCGCGCTGGCATACCTCGCGCACGAACGCCTCGGGGAGGTGTTCGGCACCGCCTACGACGCCATCACCATCCTGATCCTGTGGTTCGCGGGCGCGAGCGCCATGGCAGGGCTGCTGAACATCGTGCCGCGCTACCTGCCCCGCTACGGCATGGCCCCCGACTGGGCCCGCGCCAACCGCCCCCTCGTCCTGCTCTTCACAGGCGTGTGCTTCCTCGTGACCATCGCGTTCCGCGCGAACGTGGACGCCCAGGCCGGCGCGTACGCCACCGGCGTCCTCGCCCTCATGACCAGCGCCGCTATCGCCGTGACGCTCAGCTGCTACCGTAACGGCGAACGCGGCCTCGGCGTCGCCTTCACGCTCATCAGCCTGATCTTCGTCTACACCAGCGTCGTCACCATCGCCGAACGCCCCGAGGGCCTGTACATCGCGCTGCTGTTCGTCGCAGCCATCCTGGTCGTCAGCATCGCCTCGCGTGTCGTCCGCGCCACCGAACTCCGCGCCGACCGCGTCGAACTGGACCACACCGCGCAGTACTTCCTGCTGCAGCACGGCGAGCGTCCCCTGCGGTTCATCGCCAACCACCTCGACGCCGGCGACACCGACGAGTACCGCCTCAAGGAACTCGAGGTGCGGTACGACACGCACATTCCCGGCGGCGACCCCGTCCTGTTCCTCGAAGTGGAAGTCAGCGACGCCAGCGCCTTCAGCGACGTCGTGGACGTGCAGGGCGTCGCCGTCGGGCAGTACCAGGTGCTGCGCGCGCGCGGCGCGAGCGTCCCGAACACCATCGCGGCGTTCCTGCTGCAGGTCCGCGACATCACCGGCATCCCCCCGCACGTGTACTTCGAATGGGACGAGGACGGCCCCATCAAGAACGCCCTGCGCTTCATCGTGGCCGGGGAAGGGGACATCCCGCCGCTCACGCACGAAGTGCTCCGGCAGGCCGAACCCGACCAGAAACGCCGCCCGGTCGTGCACGTCGGCGGGTAA
- a CDS encoding DUF418 domain-containing protein, which yields MPPTTPVRLDVVDALRGFALLGILIVNILTFATPYYATGMPDPAVRTPLDAAAYALITLLFETKFYLLFSFLFGYSFTLQMNAAQRAGDRFAPRMLRRHAGLLLFGAAHALLLYHGDILTIYAALGIALLLVRHWTPRRAARTGAALILTGGAVWLGLSALEALSPSASALTSNADAQRALQGFTGTIVSTVQQHWREWQTVWPTLIALQGPSALAMFLLGLAAGKRQFLARWTDYDAALTRALRFMLPVGLLGAAFYTYTVHAPVPSALATAGFAVDTLTAPLLSAAYVTLFLRAARAWPTLVARLAPAGRMALSNYVLQSLACALIFHAYGLRLMGQLGIATVAALALLIYAAQLRLSAAWLHRAQYGPLEWLLRALTLWTWPPLARRARPT from the coding sequence ATGCCCCCCACCACCCCCGTTCGCCTGGACGTCGTGGACGCCCTGCGCGGCTTCGCGCTGCTCGGCATCCTGATCGTCAACATCCTGACCTTCGCCACGCCCTACTACGCCACCGGCATGCCCGACCCGGCCGTCCGCACCCCCCTCGACGCCGCCGCGTACGCCCTGATCACACTGTTGTTCGAAACGAAGTTCTACCTGCTGTTCTCGTTCCTGTTCGGGTACAGCTTCACCCTGCAGATGAACGCCGCCCAGCGCGCCGGCGACCGCTTCGCGCCGCGCATGCTCCGCCGCCACGCCGGCCTGCTGCTGTTTGGCGCCGCGCACGCCCTGCTGCTCTACCACGGCGACATCCTCACCATCTACGCCGCGCTGGGCATCGCGCTGCTCCTCGTCCGCCACTGGACGCCCAGACGCGCCGCCCGCACCGGCGCCGCCCTGATTCTCACGGGCGGCGCCGTGTGGCTGGGGCTGAGCGCCCTCGAAGCGCTCAGCCCCAGCGCGTCCGCCCTCACGTCAAACGCGGACGCGCAGCGCGCCCTGCAGGGCTTCACGGGCACCATCGTCAGCACCGTCCAGCAGCACTGGCGCGAATGGCAGACCGTCTGGCCCACCCTCATCGCCCTGCAGGGCCCCAGCGCCCTCGCGATGTTCCTGCTGGGCCTCGCCGCCGGGAAACGCCAGTTTCTCGCCCGCTGGACCGACTACGACGCGGCCCTCACCCGCGCGCTGCGCTTTATGCTCCCGGTCGGCCTGCTCGGCGCCGCGTTCTACACCTACACCGTCCACGCCCCCGTGCCGTCCGCCCTCGCCACCGCCGGGTTCGCCGTGGACACCCTCACCGCGCCGCTGCTGAGCGCCGCGTACGTCACGCTGTTCCTGCGCGCCGCCCGCGCGTGGCCGACCCTCGTCGCGCGCCTTGCCCCTGCGGGCCGCATGGCCCTCAGCAACTACGTCCTGCAGTCCCTCGCGTGCGCCCTGATTTTCCACGCGTACGGTCTGCGCCTGATGGGCCAACTCGGCATCGCCACCGTCGCCGCCCTCGCGCTGCTGATCTACGCCGCGCAACTGCGCCTGAGCGCCGCGTGGCTCCACCGCGCCCAGTACGGCCCGCTCGAATGGCTGCTGCGCGCCCTGACCCTCTGGACGTGGCCGCCCCTCGCCCGCCGCGCCCGCCCCACCTGA
- a CDS encoding TetR/AcrR family transcriptional regulator has translation MTRDGQQTLKRILEKAYVLIAEGGLDGMALAELARRVGIAKPTLYHYFPSKDDLLRALFHEVCRAAAFPATFAWATYTPGNFLDRLAEDGAASIEEQQRHPMFSRVLHEYFALGLRDPRYADALRDLVRGYHDGFRDLLRHGVQLGALPPLDVNTHAAWLAFTFDGLSNAVLMGLDIDIRPLWTQQVRRLLTP, from the coding sequence ATGACAAGAGATGGACAACAAACACTCAAGCGCATTCTCGAAAAAGCGTACGTCCTGATTGCTGAAGGAGGGCTGGACGGCATGGCCCTCGCGGAGCTCGCGCGGCGCGTCGGCATCGCCAAACCCACCCTCTACCACTACTTCCCCTCCAAGGACGACCTGCTGCGCGCCCTGTTCCACGAGGTCTGCCGCGCCGCCGCATTCCCTGCCACCTTCGCCTGGGCCACGTACACCCCCGGAAACTTCCTCGACCGCCTCGCCGAGGACGGCGCCGCGTCCATCGAGGAGCAGCAACGCCACCCCATGTTCTCGCGCGTGCTCCACGAGTACTTCGCGCTCGGCCTGCGCGACCCCCGCTACGCCGACGCCCTGCGCGATCTCGTCCGCGGCTACCATGACGGCTTCCGGGACCTGCTGCGCCACGGCGTGCAGCTCGGCGCGCTCCCGCCCCTCGACGTGAACACGCACGCCGCCTGGCTGGCCTTCACCTTCGACGGCCTCAGCAACGCCGTCCTGATGGGCCTAGACATCGACATCCGCCCCCTCTGGACGCAACAGGTCCGGCGCCTGCTCACCCCGTAA
- a CDS encoding EVE domain-containing protein, whose product MRGVQYWLLKSEPDVFGYADLERVGVEPWNGVRNYQARNFLRAMEVGDLALFYHSNATPAGVAGVARVVRAAYPDDLQFDSGSAYFDARSSALEPRWSMVDVAPVQAFPRVLSLAEVRALPAWAESPLVQRGTRLSVLPVTALQFRAALEAVGVSSGAW is encoded by the coding sequence ATGCGGGGCGTGCAGTACTGGTTGTTGAAGAGCGAGCCGGACGTGTTCGGGTACGCCGACCTGGAGCGGGTGGGGGTGGAGCCCTGGAACGGCGTGCGGAATTATCAGGCGCGGAATTTCCTGCGGGCCATGGAGGTCGGGGATCTGGCGCTGTTCTACCATTCGAACGCCACGCCGGCGGGCGTGGCGGGCGTGGCGCGGGTGGTGCGCGCGGCGTACCCGGATGACCTGCAGTTCGATTCGGGCAGCGCGTACTTCGATGCGCGGAGCAGTGCGCTGGAGCCGCGCTGGAGCATGGTGGATGTGGCGCCGGTGCAGGCGTTCCCGCGGGTGCTGAGCCTGGCAGAGGTGCGGGCGTTGCCGGCGTGGGCGGAGTCGCCGTTGGTGCAGCGGGGCACGCGGCTGAGCGTCCTGCCTGTGACAGCGTTGCAATTTCGGGCGGCGCTGGAGGCGGTGGGCGTGTCATCGGGGGCGTGGTAG
- a CDS encoding S1C family serine protease: MRRTPWLVILLLLALGAYLAPERASSPFTTNIRLTPNPQVVGAEELPTDTRALFQKSRPATVRVTTLTDAGAIGIGTGFFVNDAGLLLTAYHVVDGGRLFTVTTFSGQKFSADLIGFDNAADVALLKIRTRGKVPYLNVTTRAPRVGEQVLAIGNSREQFLQPRRGRLLSLNADAGEADFPDGTLEMSAPLAPGDSGGPIIDGNGEAIGVVSYIRVNSQDETLASYAVPVTQNGALYRSLRSGEKKDVPAIGIAFDRTHDGVTDPPGAVISLVPRGGPAARAGLRAPKLDADGNVVRFGDIITAVDGTRTRSANDVIFEIRRRHIGETVTLTVQRGDQSLRVPLKLVAKGSIAYEE; this comes from the coding sequence ATGCGCCGCACGCCGTGGCTGGTGATCCTGCTCCTGCTCGCTCTGGGGGCGTACCTCGCTCCCGAGCGGGCGTCGTCGCCCTTCACGACGAACATCCGCCTCACGCCGAACCCACAGGTGGTCGGCGCCGAAGAACTCCCCACCGACACGCGCGCCCTGTTCCAGAAGTCGCGCCCCGCCACCGTCCGCGTCACCACCCTCACCGACGCGGGCGCCATCGGCATCGGCACCGGCTTCTTCGTGAACGACGCCGGCCTGCTCCTCACCGCGTACCACGTCGTCGACGGTGGCCGCCTGTTCACGGTCACGACCTTCAGCGGCCAGAAGTTCAGCGCGGACCTCATCGGCTTCGACAACGCCGCCGACGTCGCCCTGCTGAAAATCCGCACGCGCGGGAAGGTCCCGTACCTGAACGTCACCACCCGCGCGCCCCGCGTGGGCGAGCAGGTCCTCGCCATCGGCAACAGCCGCGAGCAGTTCCTGCAACCTCGCCGGGGCCGCCTGCTCAGCCTGAACGCCGACGCCGGCGAAGCGGACTTCCCGGACGGCACGCTCGAAATGAGCGCGCCCCTCGCGCCCGGCGACAGCGGCGGGCCCATCATCGACGGGAATGGGGAGGCCATCGGCGTCGTCAGCTACATCCGCGTGAACAGCCAGGACGAGACGCTCGCGTCGTACGCCGTGCCCGTCACGCAGAACGGCGCGCTGTACCGCAGCCTCCGCTCCGGCGAGAAGAAGGACGTGCCCGCCATCGGCATCGCGTTCGACCGCACGCACGACGGCGTCACCGACCCGCCCGGCGCGGTCATCTCGCTCGTGCCGCGCGGCGGCCCCGCCGCGCGCGCAGGCCTGCGCGCCCCGAAACTCGACGCGGACGGCAACGTCGTCCGTTTCGGCGACATCATCACCGCCGTGGACGGCACCCGCACGCGCAGCGCGAACGACGTGATCTTCGAGATTCGCCGCCGCCACATCGGCGAAACCGTGACGCTCACCGTGCAGCGCGGCGACCAGAGCCTGCGCGTCCCCCTGAAGCTCGTCGCGAAGGGCAGCATCGCCTACGAGGAGTAA
- a CDS encoding suppressor of fused domain protein, which produces MNRQTGIGGGSPMHSVYFTYPYENDLNIYITDPYGQILTLTARMQVFWVFPAHESEHQFIRQAGPDAVEVLGSERKPAVHDFRRALVV; this is translated from the coding sequence GTGAACCGCCAGACCGGCATCGGCGGCGGTTCACCCATGCACAGCGTGTACTTCACGTACCCGTACGAGAACGACCTGAACATCTACATCACCGACCCGTACGGCCAGATCCTGACGCTCACGGCGCGCATGCAGGTGTTCTGGGTGTTCCCGGCGCACGAGTCCGAGCATCAGTTCATCCGGCAGGCCGGCCCGGACGCGGTCGAGGTCCTGGGCTCCGAGCGGAAACCGGCCGTTCACGATTTCCGGCGTGCCCTGGTGGTTTGA
- a CDS encoding chlorite dismutase family protein, producing the protein MMVDLDPSGQVTQREPDRANRQFLNYAFFKLDPAFRRLPRDEQADIKAEFLAAAEGWLDQSAEKGLIQRTYSLTGVRGDVDFMLWRIAFDVRDFQDAQARLNRTRLMGYLTQPYNYVSMNKRSQYVNRVEGSGHGLEILPGQGQFLFIYPFIKTRAWYDLTPHSRQGMMDEHIFASTPFKGVRINTSYSYGIDDQEFVVSFDSDHPQEFVDLVHRLRYTEASMYTLRDVPMFTCVKKALPDLLNDLA; encoded by the coding sequence ATGATGGTCGACCTCGACCCCAGCGGGCAGGTCACGCAACGCGAACCGGACCGCGCGAACCGCCAGTTCCTCAACTACGCCTTCTTCAAACTCGACCCGGCCTTCCGCCGCCTCCCCCGCGACGAGCAGGCCGACATCAAAGCCGAATTCCTCGCCGCCGCCGAAGGCTGGCTCGACCAGAGCGCCGAAAAGGGCCTCATCCAGCGTACGTACAGCCTCACCGGCGTGCGCGGCGACGTGGACTTCATGCTGTGGCGCATCGCGTTCGACGTCCGCGACTTCCAGGACGCCCAGGCGCGCCTCAACCGCACGCGCCTGATGGGGTACCTCACGCAGCCGTACAACTACGTCAGCATGAACAAACGCAGCCAGTACGTGAACCGCGTCGAAGGCAGCGGCCACGGCCTGGAAATCCTGCCCGGCCAGGGGCAGTTCCTGTTCATCTACCCGTTCATCAAGACGCGCGCGTGGTACGACCTCACGCCGCACTCCCGCCAGGGCATGATGGACGAGCACATCTTCGCGTCCACGCCGTTTAAGGGCGTGCGCATCAACACCAGCTACAGCTACGGCATCGACGACCAGGAGTTCGTCGTGAGCTTCGACAGTGACCACCCGCAGGAATTCGTGGACCTCGTGCACCGCCTCCGCTACACCGAGGCGAGCATGTACACCCTGCGTGACGTGCCGATGTTCACCTGCGTGAAAAAGGCCCTGCCGGACCTCCTGAACGACCTCGCCTGA